GAGGTGATTCGAGGGCCCGGGGCGGCTCTCTATGGGGAATATGCCTATACCGGCGTGGTCAATATCATCACTCGCCAGCAAGGCAAACGTCTGTTTGCCCGATACGGCACCTTCGATACCTATGCCGGTGGGGGGCATTATTCCTACGCACCCCCAGAAAAAAATTGGTCCATGAGCCTCAATCTGGCCGGATATGTGACCCATGGCGACAACATCTTGAGCGGCCCGGATATTCTCCACTCAGCCGCTTACAACCCCACCGGGGTGGATAATGCCGCCATCTCCCTGGCACCCGGTTTCACCAACGAGGAAGCCTCCCAGCAGTCAGCCATTTTTTCATGGAACTACAAAGATTTTTCTCTGCTTGCCCAACACGTCAGAAGCGGTCGAGGCATTCCCTATAACGTCACCGTGGCCCTGCCCCCCGCCGATAGCGGGCTGGTGATGGATGAAAAGGAGCAGATGATTGAGGCCCGGTTGGGGTTCGACCTGATGCCAACCCTGGGGGGGGAAATCAAGCTCGGGTGGCAGCAATATATTTTCGATATGGACGACCATACCTATTATCCCCCGGGCTACACCCAGATTCTCACCACCCCCCCCTATGCCATTCCCTTTGCCGACGGCATGAGCGTCAGCGCCTATGGCAAGGAGCAAAAATTTTACGGCGGTCTTACCTTCGACTATACCGGGTTTGATCGTCACCACTGGACCCTTGGGCTTGAGTCCGCCTTCGTGGACTTTACCGACTCCGCCTCTTCGTTCAACGGTGAGGCCTACAGCTGGGACGAAAACTGGTCCACCAGTGAGGTTAACCGGCAAATCATCGGCGTCATGGTACAGGATCAACTGGAGATCACCGATCATCTGACATTGACCGCTGGGCTCAGATACGACCATTACGACGACGTAGGTGAAAGTTTGACGCCACGCGTTGCCCTCACCTGGCGTATTAACGACCACCATATCCTCAAAGCCCAGTATGGTGAGGCGTTTCGCCCCCCCACCTTCATGGAGATGTATTCCGTCTCCCAGCAGATCGGGGATGAAAACATCCAGCCCGAAACCATCCACACCTTTGAGCTGGGCTACATCCATCGCCAACCCGGCTTGGTGGGACGCGTGACCCTGTTTCACTCC
This Magnetococcales bacterium DNA region includes the following protein-coding sequences:
- a CDS encoding TonB-dependent receptor; the protein is MIMEQTTEIATRTRLNADFVPGMVTVLKGAKLEARGVHTVREALSLVPGIIPSVDKDIVVRGVARFASGKVKLLLNGVPVNETLTAQGSFLYYLPVEMIERIEVIRGPGAALYGEYAYTGVVNIITRQQGKRLFARYGTFDTYAGGGHYSYAPPEKNWSMSLNLAGYVTHGDNILSGPDILHSAAYNPTGVDNAAISLAPGFTNEEASQQSAIFSWNYKDFSLLAQHVRSGRGIPYNVTVALPPADSGLVMDEKEQMIEARLGFDLMPTLGGEIKLGWQQYIFDMDDHTYYPPGYTQILTTPPYAIPFADGMSVSAYGKEQKFYGGLTFDYTGFDRHHWTLGLESAFVDFTDSASSFNGEAYSWDENWSTSEVNRQIIGVMVQDQLEITDHLTLTAGLRYDHYDDVGESLTPRVALTWRINDHHILKAQYGEAFRPPTFMEMYSVSQQIGDENIQPETIHTFELGYIHRQPGLVGRVTLFHSKLKDLIDLVENQYQNREDVEVDGIELELEKELFGGLKLDGNLSYATTEDSATGQELEGAANWLANAGLVYQPVTDYALYLQYHYVGRRHREVGDDRDKLGAFGTLDLTGHIHNLWHPGLTLRLGVKNLFDADVTHPAPAETYPEDFPREGQEFWLGLTMVF